The sequence below is a genomic window from Lepus europaeus isolate LE1 chromosome 9, mLepTim1.pri, whole genome shotgun sequence.
TGAGAGGggctatgccagcatcctatgccAGAGCCCGGATGGCGCTGGGTTAGCCCCATTGTGCTCCTCGCAGGCAGAGCGGGGTGACTTGTGGTGCTTACCCCCCACCTCTGTGTCTGCCTGCAGGCAGGAAAGAGGGTGCAGAGAGCCTGGATCCTGTGCCTGTAAGCCATCTTTTTCCAAGACTGCAGAGCTGGGCCTCCGGCTCTTGGAGCACCTCTGCCTGATGcacacagctgctgctgctggacaAGCTACCTGCCGCCTGCCTGCTTTGCCCTCTCCTGCGTGTCAGGCAGAGGGGCCTCCGCTGGCCTGGAGAGCCTGCGCACCCCTGTGGCTCCTCAGGGGCCTCGTGGGGAGCCTCTGCTCACCTCCACACCTGCGCCCTCGCACCTTGACAAGCTGCCTCACTCAGCATCCCCAGACTCAGCTCCTAGCCCCCATGCTGACATTGTGgaggccatgtgccctgggcaGTGGGTAGGAAGAGGGTCCCTGAATGccagctgaggctgtgccagaGCTGACCAGACCTTTTGATCCCAAGACAGCATTCATAGGTTCTGTGAGTGCAGCTGGGAGGTCCCTGGGGGACTTCCAAGGCCACTGTGCCTGCGGCAGCCATGTCTCTAGGCCCTGAACAAGACTGACTTTTTTAGATATCAGACCGTTCTGTAGGGACTTCCTGCTTTCAGCACACTGGCCTAAAAGCCTTCTGTAGAGGAAGCCCAGAttcccctgctgctccctgaaGCACCCTCACCAGCACTGGGTTagcctggagacagcagctgcagccacagcgCACCTGGCCAGAACCTCCTGAGGCCTCCACCCGGCGCTCTGAGCTAGCCACCCTCCAGCTCTGGAGGTTCCAGGAAGAGGGCCAGggtcgtgggggtgggggtcagggtAGTTCATGCTTGGCCTTGCTATCACAGAACTTAGTCCAAGTCGTAGCTACTCTGCATGCCTGTGGTATCTTGGGTTGCCAGCCTGGCTGATCTCTGGACAGGGCACGCGCTGGCAGCTCCCTTGTCTCCTGGTCCACGTGGGACACACAtgctgtgggctccagttctcgtTTCTTGGTCTGTGCCCTCACAGGTGCGGGCTGTGAGAGTGCACTTGGATGGGATGGGAGGTTCTTCCCACATGAGCGTCAGGAGGAGCTGTGTGACTGAGGGCCTCACGTCTGCCCCAGGTGCCTGTGGAGACTCCAGGGTGGTTCAGGCATCACCGGGAGCCAGCACCAGCTCTGTCGTCTTAGCACTGTGTGAGAGCTGTTAGGTTCTCCCGGACCCAGGAGCCTGCTGCTTCTCCACCTGTCACACAGCACTGCCACAGGTCGACTTCCGACTTCTGGCGGTCCTGTCTGACCTGCCCCTtgggccccaggccctgggctgtggaTCCTGGGACTTGGGGATGGAATGCCTTGTGCCAACCCCAGGGAAGAATCTGAAAGAAGTTAGTGGTGCTGGCTAGTGTATAGTGCGAGGGCTCATCTCCGAGGGGCCTCCAAGGGTGCTCTTGACCTTGGAGTCCAAAGGCTGGGTATACCTTGGGCTTCCTCTGTTAGAGACCCTTCAGGACATCAGGTGGCTTCCTGTGGCGTCCAGGCTCTGATAAGTTGAGCATACATCTGTTTCCTTGATCTGTCCTTGCAGGGTGAGGACAGGTTTAAAAGGGCTTGCTGTCTTCCATGGGTGATGAGTGCCTGTAGAGgccaagaaggagaaagaggtccTGGTGGGAGAGCAGCACCTTTCCGGTTGTGTCCCTGATGACACCCAGGACTGAAGGTGCAGGCGAGCCCTCAGGGAAGAGAGGTCTCAACAGGGGGCCCTGGCCTCTCCAGGGCGAGCACTCCTTCCCAAGGTGTGTCAAGTCCTGGCATCAAGGCTGAGGCCTGGGCCTCCACCCGTTCCTGCTGAGGAGAGGAGTCCAACAGCTGTGAGTGGGAATTCTGTCTGCCTCCCCCGCGTCACAGACGGGTACTATCCCAGCGGAGCCAGATCATTGCCCCAGTAAAAGTGGCTGCTGTTCTGGGTGAGCGCAGTGGCCTGAGAGCTGAGAGggacagtgtgagagagggaTTGGCCAGTACTGGTGGTTGTGTGGCCACAGGACCAGTGCTGTCTGGGCAGTGGGAACAAGGATGCTGGGTCTGGTCCAGGGTGACgtgttccttccttctctccctccctccccacaggcTCGCAGCCCTGAGCAGCCGGGAGACTCGGCTGCAGGAGGTGCGCTGTGCCTTCTTGGCCGCATACAGCAGCACGGTGGGTCTCCGGGCCGCAGCCCCCAGTCCGTCTGGTGCCATCGGGGGCCTGCTGGAGCAGTTTGCTCGTGGGGTCGGTCTGCGGGGTGCCAGCAGCAGCGCCTTGTGAAACAGCCAGCCCATGGTGGTTTCCTGCTCCTCTTAGCTGAGCCCTTCGTGGAATCAAAGCCATGCCTGGCCAAGGGGTTCCTCCGGGTCAGAGGGGGGGTCACTCCCCTATTCTCCgtcacacacacagcagccccaAAGCTAAGCAGGGCCAAGGACAGGGTTTCCCTACCCCAGCTCCTGACTGTTGACTGCTGCCCTCGTCACTGCCTCACACCCACCCGTGACTCTGTCAGAGCCCCCCTCAACTCCCAAAACTAGGGTCTCCCTGGGGCCTTGCAGAGGACTCACCCACCATTCTGGTTTCCTGGAAGGGAGGGGTCACTTGCACTGAAACGAGGCAGTTTGACACTGATCACACAATAAAATCAAAGTCCTTTTGAACAGCTGCTCCTGCACTCATCTGGTCCTGTCTTGTGGAGCTTTGGGGGGAGGTTCTCATGTGCCTGCCTTGTGGGTGGGTATGGTGAACAGGAAGGGAGCCGGAGACTCAACCCGAGCCACAGTGGCCCCCCCAGCAAAAGGGGACACGGACTCCCCAGGCTGGTAGGCTGGAAGTCGTGGACCCTCTTCACCTAGGGAGGCTGCTCACCTGTTAGGTGTCCAGGGCTGCCTGCATTGATCCTTGTGGGTGCTGGGTCCTTGCTTGGCTGAGAAGGGGAAGGGCATGCTCACCTTCCCTTCCTCTGTTGGAGGGGTCATGGGCCACTGGCGTCCAGTGTGGCCAGGACAGTGTCCACATCTCAAGCCGTGAAGCCCTGAGAGTTGAAAGGTGTGGGGAGAGGGCTGGGTCCAGGGCCCTAAGAGCTTCCCTCAGCAGTCTGGCCCCAACAGCGCTCAGCTTGAATGCTGAGGCCATAATGCCAACAAGCATTTATCCAGCACTGGCCGTGTGCTTGCCGCTTTCCTAGGGTTATCTGTAAAATGTTGAGCACCCCAACTAGCTGCTAGGATGGCTCATCCATGAGAATGAGCACAGAGGTGTTGGGTCactcgcccaaggtcacacagctgttaGGAACAAGTGGAACTTAAAGGAGACCCTGTGTGAGAGGAGGGAAACTTGGAGCAGCCCCCGTGCCCACCGGTACCCAAGTGCTTCAGCACCGTGGACAGCTCGCGGTGGGGGGCGCCCGTTGCTTGGGGTGAGGCGTAGATTGGAGTTGGGATCTGGGTAAGGGTCTCGGCCGGCTTCAGGCTGTTCCAATGGGGCGggggccgcctgcagggccaggcgGGGCTGTGCTGCCATCTGGAGCTGCTGCCGCCAGCGGCCACTGCCAGGGCGCGAGCGGCGGGAGCGCACGCAGGGCTGGCGGgagcgcagccgccgccgccgccacacaTGGGCCGGCCCCGCGGACGCCCCTAGCTCTGCGGTCTGGGTCTCAGCCTTCCGCGGCTCCGGTCGCCCGACCAGCCATGTCTCTCAGCGGAGCCTCGGAGCGCAGCGTCCCGGCTACCAAGATTGAAATCACCGTGTCCTGCAGGTGAGCGGGCCGCGCTGGGGAGGCTTGGGCACcggcactgccccagccccagtcggCTCTGGGGCCCACTCAGCGCGGGCAGGGGCTGAACCtcggggtcgggggggggggggaggcctcGAGGGACCGGGGAGCTGCTGGCGGGAACGAGGAGGGGCTTCCTGGGCTGCTCCACCTCAAGAGGAGACCTCAGCCTGCGGGTTCAAGGGCTGTGTCCGGGGGTCCAGGAAGCTGGGCCCGGTGGACCAAGTGATAGGGGAGCTCTCTCCTGGGCCCCTCTGCGTCCAGTGGGCAGAGAGAAGGTCCCGGGAAGGGGTTTCCGGCGCTGTGCTGAGTGAGGACAGCGCAGACCCTGTTGGGGCGGGCAGGGAGGCGCGACACGAggggcgggggctccggggctAGCGCCCTCTGTCCGTCGGTTGCTTTTCCCTAGGAACCTGCTGGACCTCGACACCTTCTCCAAGTCCGACCCTAGTAGGAGGCTGCGGCGCGGGGCAGGGGGCCTGGGGACCGGGGCGCGGAGCCGGGCGGGCAGGGGCCGGCGAGGGGCGCAGCCCGACCCGCTCCTCCCGTCCCGCAGTGGTCGTGCTGTACACGCAGAGCCGGGCCAGCCAGGAGTGGCGGGAGGTGagtcccccgccccctccccgccccgggccGCGCCCTGCAGCCGCCTGCTAGGGGCGCCCCTCGCTGACTCTCCGCCCGCCCACCCCAGTTTGGACGGACGGAGGTGATTGACAACACACTGAACCCGGACTTCGTGCGCAAATTCGTCCTCGACTATTTCTTCGAAGAAAAGCAGAATCTGCGCTTCGATGTGTGAGGCCCCCGCCCGGGGTCCTGGCCGACCCCGCCCCTCACCGAGCTGGGCTCCGCCTCCCGGCTctgacccccacccctgcccctcttGCAACCAGGCCGACTCACGCCCCCCCTTCTCTTGACAGGTACAACGTGGACTCCAAGACCAACATCTCCAAACCGGTGAGCAGGCGGCCCCTCGCGGGCAGCGGGGAACAGCAACACTCCGAGGGGTTCCATGACCCTCCTTCCCCATGGCCAGACCCCCGCCCTACCCTCCTGACCCTGTCCCACCAGTGCCCCTTCCTCACTGTGCCTCTTCCCTCCCGGCCGCTGCTGGCGCCCACAGAAGGTAAGGCTGCAGGGGTGTGTGGGGCGCGCAGGGGCCAGGTGAGGGGTGGAGGAGGCTGATGGTGGTCCCAGGAGCAGGGCTGCCTGCGGACCCCTTCCCCAGCACAGGCCATGGGCGGGAGCCCTGCCGCCTGCCCCAGGGTCAGCTGGTCTGGGGCAGCGGCTTGACTGGCCTGGCCTGGAGTCCACGCCCTGGCCTCATGAGTCCCCGTGCCGTCCCTGCAGGATTTCCTAGGACAAGCGTTCCTGGCCCTGGGAGAGGTGATCGGAGGCCAGGGCAGCCGCGTGGAGCGACCCCTCACGTGAGCTGAGGGAAGGGGTGCGGGCAGGGAAGGGGGCCTCCTCATCCTCTCCCGCAGGAACACCGTCTGGTCATCAGTGTGGACTGCGCTTGCCGGGGCGGCTCTCACCTTGTCGTTTTCCTTTAGGGCCACTTACAGCTTCCCTGGGCTAATTCAGCCCCTCAGGGACTTGCACTGGGGTCACTGGGGACTGCACTTGGTAGCCACGCCCTGTCCACAGCTACTGCCAGCGGCTCTCTGGGGGCCGGCTGGCACTGGTGGACCAAAGGCACTCCTCCTGCCGACAGGGGGCTTGTACTCTAGCAGGGGAGGGGGGGTGTGCACAACGCACATGCGAAGCCATGATGTAATGGGTTGGAAGACGTGAAGTGCCGTGGAAGGAAAGGCAGAGCGGGCGGAAGAGGAGGACCTGGAAGTGCTGGGTGgtggaggtgtgtgtgctgcAGGGTGGTCAGAGAGAAAGCCTCTGTCAGCTCTGAGCCACgacctggaggaggggagggactgAGCCACAcagccatgggggtgggggggttccaGGCAGTATACATTGCCGGTGCCAGAGAACTGCAGAGAGGCTAGAGATTTCCCAGGGCAGTCCTTGGAGCTGCTTAGCTTCTCCCCTGAGAGGGGAGTCCCTGGAGGGGCTTCCAGGGGGATGCTGCTGGCCGCCGAGCAGAGAACAAACCTTAGGTGCACACAGGCGGAAGCAGGGAGGCGCCTGCCGCAGTGCCCGGGGGTGCAGCATTGAAGGAGGGGAGAGGCCGTCAAGTTCTGCGtatgtatttaattttctcaaaTGCATCTCAGATAGGCGAGAGGGTGCcgtgtgctggctcactcctcagatgccctccACAGCCAGGACGCGAGCTCCATATAGGCCCCCCTTGTGCGTGGCAGGATCGTagtcacctccccccccccccacacacacacacaagggtctGTGTTGGCAGAAAGCTGGGCTTGGGGGCCGGAGgaactgagcccaggcactctggtgtgggctgTCATGGGCTTAGCTGCTGGGATGAACGCCTGCCCCGGACGCGGAATCTATTTTGAGGATGGAGCCAGTGGGCTCCTGACAAATTGAATACTGGTATGAGGGAAGCAGGTTGAGGATGGCACCAAAGCCTGTGGCCTGAACACCTGGGATGAtttgaaggaagggagagagagaggtggtgggggcggggagaaggAGAAGCTTGGAAGGAGGAAGTCGGGAACAGGTTTCCAACGAGGATTCAGGCTGATGAGCTCGGTCACAAGGTGGGTCCTCGAAGCGAGGGCGGGGAAAGCTGCTTTCCGGTTCTGTTCCTCATTTGTGTGTGCACTGGAAGGGAGCAGGAGGTAAGGAGAGGAGGCGTAGCTGGAGCGGGTGGCCTGGGGCTGACAGCACGGACAGCAGGGAGCTCAcagccctgggaggagcaggcaggcccGGCTGTGTTGGGGGAGGGAACAGTGGGTGAGGTGTTGTGGTGGGTGGACTTTCTCTCCTGTCAGCGAGTAGGAAACAGGGTCACCAgccgagggaggggcagggaggaggcaggaggggtcTGAGGAGAGCGGAggagtgaagctgccacctggcaGAGCTGGAGAGGGAAGGGCCGGCGCGCCCGGTGTGACCACCAGGCAGTGCAGGACCTTCTTGACGGCTGGCGCTCGGTTTACAAAGGGGACTGAGCCGCGCagccacgggggtgggggggttccaGGCAGCATAAATTGCCGGTGTTGAGCTGCGCGGTGCAGGCtggggcagcagagagctgggtttcgCAGGTCCGGCTCAGTGAGAGCAGGGCAGCGGaagaagcaggaggaagggatggaTGACTGGAATTTGCAGTGAGGGAGAACGTGGGGCATGTGAAGACCCCCCGGAGGCGGCAGGATCAGGGTTTCTTGGTTCTGGGTGTGCAGGTGCAGAGTCCCTGTCCACAGGGGTCAGAGACTGGAGCAGTGAAAGGCAGCGCTCAGCtgtcttgttttctttatttttgaccatttttttaaaaatgtattcatttattgggatgagttaaagagagagggagagagttagagacagagagagggatcttctatccgctggttcactccccacatgactgtaacagccagggctgggccaggctggagccaggagccaggagcttcattcaggtctcccacgtgggtgcaggggcccaaacacttgggccatttatactgctttcctaggccgctagcaggaagctggatcagaaatggagcagccaggacacaaaccagcacccatatggggtgctggcacttcaggcagagacCTGAagctgccacaccacagcgccggccccagcgcagAAACCTGTAACTTTATTGGAGTGCAGCTTTCCAGTTATGTGGTTCGTGGGCTGTGCCTTCGGTGCGGTATCTGAAGTCATCACCAGACCCAAGGTCATCTAGATTGTCTCCTGAGTTGTCTTCTAGGTTCTttttcccataatttatttatttgaatgtcacagttatagagagagagagagagaaattgtctgtctactggttcactccccaaatggccaaaacagtcagagctgggccaggccagagccagaagccaggagcttctcctgggtctcctacacgggtgcaggggcccaagcacatgggccatctgctgctgctttcccaggagcattagcagagagccagataaaATAAGCCAGGACCAGTgcacacaggggatgctggcgtccaggtggtagcttaacctgctacaccacagcagcagccctgtgcGGTTTTTGGTTTTGGAGTTTTTTTTCCTGATCACACTTTTCATAGACATCACAGACCCGATAGCTGTGACCTAACGCAGCAGCCCTTTGCCCTGGGTCTGAATGGAAATCCCTCCCCTCCTTGGGAGCTGCTCGTCATACTGCACTTGGGCCCCCTCCCCGGGTGGTCCCCGAGGAGCTCAGCAGAGCCCAGGGGAGCTGGAGGGTGCTGAGTGGCCAGGTGGTagcgggcgcagggcccagcgTGCactgggctccagggtcggcTTTGGAGAACACTCATGCCGTCGCCTCATGTCTGCCGGGCTTGGacgctgcttcctcccaggcggGCATTCGGATGGCTTCACAGCCCCAACAGGTGTCGTGATTCCCACTTTCCAGAAGGGGAAAGCAGTtttcccagggtcacacagctcgAAAGTCATAAAATCCACCCTGAGTCCACAGACTCTAAATCCCACGTCTTCCTCACGTTGCTGTTATGAGACATCTacacagacccctccccaggcaaAGTCAGGCTGTTTCTCAGCAGAAGCCCCCCTAAGGATGCAAGAGGACGCATTCAGGGGACCATGACTGAACCCCCTGGCCCAGCCAGTCCCAGACTGGCCCCCCGATCCTTGTcacctgtcctccctccctctgagcaGCCCTGTCTGTTTCCAGGGGTGTGCCAGGGAAGAAGTGCGGGACCATCCTGCTGACCGCAGAGGAGCTTAGCAACTGTCGGGTCAGTAAGGGCCACGTGGCCGAGCCCGGAGCGCCAGACCCCGTCAGTGGACTGTCCAAAGGCAGCGGGTACTCTGGGTGTCAACTGCCTGGCTTTCCCGTCCCTAGGACATTGCCACCATGCAGCTCTGTGCAAACAAGCTGGACAAGAAGGACTTCTTCGGGAAGTCAGACCCCTTCCTTGTGTTTTACAGGAGCAATGAGGATGGCACGTGAGTCCCTCAAGCTCCCAGGCCGGATGTGGGCCACGTACTTAACCAGTGGGGGCCAGGCGGGAATCCCCAAGGGCATGTGGCCCTGTCTCTGCCCCCAGGGCAGGTTCCAGCCCTCACATCTCTGCAGGTTCACCATCTGCCACAAGACGGAGGTTGTGAAAAACACGCTGAATCCCGTGTGGCAGCCGTTCAGCATCCCCGTGCGGGCTCTGTGCAACGGAGACTACGACAGGTCTGTGTCAGCCCGAGCTGGGCAGTCAGGGGACTGGGTGTACAGAGGGTTCCTGGGCCCCAGAGCGATGACACACGTGCCATCCATAATAGTGTTGTGGTGAGGCAGTGGGTGGATAGCAACATGGatgatggatgcatggatgagtTAGTTGATGGGTGGGCATAAAGTAGATGGATAAGCTTATAGCCAAAGAACTAACGAATGGGTAGTATGGAGACAGGTGGGTAAGTGGAGAGTAAAAGGTGACCATCTCAgcgtggatgagtggatggatggttgTGCAGTAGGTGAACAGACGGGCAGGTTTTATGCATTGGGTAGGAAATTGGATGCAGACAGGTGGATACTTGCATGTTTCAATGAGTTGGTGAGTGGCTGGGTGTTCAGTGGGATAGGTAACAAGGTGTATTAATAGGTGACTGGATTCACAGGGGTACGGGTAGATGGGCGGCTAGGTGGATGGACATCGGTAGATGGACAGATGGGAGGACTCAGGCGTGGTCGCCGAGAATAAGGTCTGTGGATCCAGAAGGTCTGAGTGTAGCTCTCGGCTCCACCACCAGCTATGGGATTGTAGCTAGGTTACTTTTTGgcatctcagtttccttatccaaAATAAGAGTAATGTGCTTACTTGGGCTGTTGTTAGATTAGCTAGGATGACTTGCAGTAGTGCCTGCAACTCAGCACGACTCACCGAGTGGTGGCATGGGAATGGTGGTGTTGTGATGGCCCTGGATGGCTGGGAACGTGCACGGACGGAGGAGCGGGCAGACCAGGGGCAGGCTGGGTGGCTGGGAGCATGGCCTGTGCGGGCTTAGGTGGAGCTGATGTCTTTGGGATTTTCCATGCACAACCTAAACTGTGTTTATCTCTCGGTTGCAGAACCGTGAAGATTGATGTGTATGACTGGGACCGGGACGGAAGGTAGAACCGCCGCACCTACTCCCCTGTGTACCCAACCCAGGCAGCCCCTTCTCCTAGGTGCTGCACGCCCTGGGAagcctgcagggggaggggagaccccGAGGTCTGCAGTCCAGGGCTTCCCTCAGCCGTCGCTTGGCTTCAGTGTCTCTTCCCTGTCCTTCCCTTTCGTCTGGCCCCCTTCTAGCTCCAGGCCTAGTGCCCTGCAGCTCGCGTAGGGACATAGGACAGGGGGCATAAAAGACTGGGCAGGCCTGGCTCCAAACCAGCCTCAGTTTCTGCCTTCCTACCCCCGGCCCCATTGCAGCCATGATTTTATTGGTGAGTTCACCACCAGCTACCGGGAGCTGAGCAAGGCCCAGAACCAGTTCACGGTTTACGAGGTGAGCGCTCCAGCCCCGCCCAGGTGGCCCAGGCCTGTGTCCCCCTGCACTCTGTCCTCAGCACGGCTGCCCCCCCCCACACCAGGTGCTGAACCCCCGGAAGAAGTGTAAGAAGAAGAAATATGTCAACTCGGGGACTGTGAGTGCCCCCTGGGGCCCGGCTGCTTGGTTTCCCTCCCATTAACACAGCATGGCAAACGCTGGGGCAGGGACACCAGTGGCGCCACTTAaggttttgttttacattttttctcaTCCAGGAAAACGTTTTGATCTTTTGCAGAATGAATAAGATAACCCTAAGTCGTATTTCCCAAGTTACTAATGTACTTTTGGAAATCCGAGTGTTTCTGACGATGTCCCTTTTCTGTCCCTTGAGACACTGCGCGGGGTGGGACAGCTTGGGGCACGGGGTGGAATCAGTGCCCTGTCCCTTCTGCCACACCCTGCCCTTTGCCAAGTGGCAGGGCTGCCTCTCCTGTCCCACAGGTGACACTGCTCTCCTTTTCGGTCGACTCTGAATTCACCTTTGTCGATTACATCAAGGGAGGGTGAGTCATGGGCCAGCCCCAGGTGGAAACCCCAGTTCCCTTGTTGACGGAGGGTCAAGGCCCTGTGAGATCATGGGGTGCACTGGGAAACCAGCACGTGCTCCGTAGCACGCACAGTGTGGCCCCCCTGGTCTTCGGGCTGGGCCGACTTCACCATTCGCAGCTTCCAGTATCTCCTGGGAGCCGGCTTCCAGGACAGGGGTCTTCGGCAGTGATCTGACTGGGGCTGAGACAAAAGCTACGGCCAGTCAAGATGGGGACgcccagggagagggaggaaccAAGCAGACTCTGGGGCCGCCCGCTTGGTTTAGGGGAGGCAGGCACCCCTGGGGCGGGTGGTCTGCTTCTCACTACACAGCAACATAGAGCAGGAGTCCTAATTATAATTCAGGACTGTAGCAAGGGTTAGATTTGATCACATGTGATCCACTCATCGCACAGGAGACAGACAGTTCTGCTACTGAACGTGTGGTCCGGGGACCAGCAGCGTCGGCAGCTTGTTAGGCTTCCCCACCCCAGAGCTTCGGATTAGAACCTGCGGTTTAGCCTGAGCCCTGGCCGGCCACGTGCACACTGATGTTGGAGAAGCCCTGGCAGAGCCAGGGTCAGCTCCTCACTTCTCAACCCTCTACTTCCCCAACAGGACACAGCTGAACTTCACAGTAGCTATTGACTTCACGGCTTCCAATGGTAAGGCATGTGTTGGTGGGATTGGGGCTGGGGGCTTCTAAGGGAATGACTAGGCATTGGCCTGTATTCCCACCTGAGGGTACAAGTCCACCTAGCCCCCCAAGAGGCTCAGGATTACATAAAGCCTAGCCGAGATGGTACTGGGGTAGCAGTGTCGGAGAGAGATTTGGGGGTACAGGGGTTGGCAGAGAGGACAGGAGAGTACAGATGTCAAAGAAGGCCAAGGTGAAAGCTCAACTGGTAGACGGGAGAGAGCAGGTGTAGGACAGGATCTGGACAAGTGATGCTTGGGTGGGCAGATGGGTGAACAGGACAGCTGGGTCAGAGATCGGCACAAGAGGTGGCACATGTAGATGTGTGGGTAGGCAGAGGGACAGATCTTTAAGTTGGTAAAGTCACAGCCACATAGACAGGAGAATGGGTGAGGGAATATGAGAATCCAGAGACAAGTATGTGGGTGGTGGATAGGAATGGCTGAGTGGGTAGAAGGGTAAAATAATGTGACTGTATGAATGGtcgggaaagga
It includes:
- the CPNE9 gene encoding copine-9 encodes the protein MSLSGASERSVPATKIEITVSCRNLLDLDTFSKSDPRAGEGRSPTRSSRPAVVVLYTQSRASQEWREFGRTEVIDNTLNPDFVRKFVLDYFFEEKQNLRFDVYNVDSKTNISKPKDFLGQAFLALGEVIGGQGSRVERPLTGVPGKKCGTILLTAEELSNCRDIATMQLCANKLDKKDFFGKSDPFLVFYRSNEDGTFTICHKTEVVKNTLNPVWQPFSIPVRALCNGDYDRTVKIDVYDWDRDGSHDFIGEFTTSYRELSKAQNQFTVYEVLNPRKKCKKKKYVNSGTVTLLSFSVDSEFTFVDYIKGGTQLNFTVAIDFTASNGNPLQPTSLHYMSPYQLSAYAMALKAVGEIIQDYDSDKLFPAYGFGAKLPPEGRISHQFPLNNNDEDPSCAGIEGVLESYFQSLRTVQLYGPTYFAPVINQVARAAAKISDGSQYYVLLIITDGVISDMTQTKEAIVSASSLPMSIIIVGVGPAMFEAMEELDGDDVRVSSRGRYAERDIVQFVPFRDYVDRSGNQVLSMARLAKDVLAEIPEQLLSYMRTRDIQPRPPPPAGSSPAPAPGQP